Within the Solwaraspora sp. WMMA2056 genome, the region GTGGGACGTCAAACGCAGCTACCGCTACGAGCAGGGCTTCACCTTCGAGTTGAACCTGTCCGGTGTCGCCCACCGGGTCCGGGACGGCTTCGGCGACCAGGCCGCCCCCGGGCCGGCACGGCAACACGGTGCTGGCCGGGCTGGCGACCCGGGCCGGGAGGGCTGACCGATGGATCTACGTCCGGACCCCGCCGACGAACAGTTCCGCGCCGAGGCCCGCGACTGGCTGCGCGCCCACCGGCCGTCCCGCCCGCTGCCCTCCGGCGACACCCGCGCCGGGTTCGCCGCCCACCTGGAGTGGGAGCGCACACTGCACGACGGCGGCTGGTCGGTGGTCTCCTGGCCCCGCCGCTACGGCGGCCGGGACGCCTCCCTCTGGCAGTGGCTGATCTTCGAGGAGGAGTACGCCGCCGCCGGCGCACCGCAGCGGGTCACCCAGAACGGCATCTTCCTGCTCGCCCCGACGCTGTTCGAGTTCGGCACCGACGAGCAGCGGGACCGGATCCTCCCGGCGATGGCCGCCGCCGAGCAGCTGTGGTGCCAGGGCTGGTCCGAGCCGGGTGCCGGCAGCGACCTGGCCGCGTTGACCAGCCGGGCGGTCCGCGACGACGCGGCCGGCGGGTGGCGGCTGACCGGGCACAAGACATGGACCACCCGGGGCGCGTACTGCACCCACCTGTTCGGCCTGTTCCGGACCGACCCGCAGCAGCAGCGGCACCGGGGCCTGACCTACTTCCTGGTGCCGCTGGACGCCCCCGGGGTGACCGTGCGGGGATTCGGCCGGTTCGACGGCGACGAGGGGTTCGCCGACGTCCACTTCGACGACGTGTTCGTACCGGACGCCGACGTGGTCGGCGAGGTCGGGGCCGGCTGGCGGGTGGCGATGGCCACCACCGGCTCCGAACGTGGCCTCACCCTGCGCCCGCCGGGCCGGTTCACCGCGGCCGCCGCCCGGCTGGTCGAGCTGGCCGGCGACCGGCCGGTCCGGCTCACCGGCCGGCTGCGTGAGCAGGTGGTCCGCGCCTGGCTCGGTGCCCGTGCCTACCACCTGTTCACCCTGGCCCAGGTGACCCGGATGCTCGACGGCGATCCGCCGGGTGCGGCAGCCAGTCTCAACAAGATCCACTGGTCCGAGCTGGACATCGCGCTGCACCGTACCGCCCTCGAACTGCTCGGCCCGGACGCCGAGGTCGACACCGAGTGGACCCGTGGCTTCCAGTTCTCCCTGGCCGGCCCGATCTACGCCGGCACCAACGAGATCCAACGCGGCATCGTCGCCGAGCGGCTGCTCGGCCTGCCCCGACGCTGAGGAGGAGACGGAATGCGGTTCGCCCTCACCGACGAGCAGGCGACGCTCCGCGACGCGGTCGACGACCTGCTCGCCGCCGAATGCCCACCGTCGGCGGTCCGCGCCGCCTGGCCCGGTGGAGACCCGGCCCCGCTGGACCGGCTCTGGACCGCGCTCGCCGAGATGGGCGTGCTCGCCGCGGCGGTGCCCGAGTCCGCCGGTGGCCTCGGGCTGACCGAGGTGGACCTGGTGCCGTTGCTCACCGCCGCTGGGTACGCGGCGGTGCCGTTGCCGGTGGCCGAGACCGCCGTCGTCGCCGGACCGCTGCTGGCCGCCGCCGGCGACCCCGGCGGGCAGCTCGCCGCGCTCGTCGAGGGTCGCTGCCGGATCGCCGTCGTCGGGCCGGGCGGTCTCGTCCCGTACGGGCGGCGGGCCGACCTGCTGCTGCTCCTGACGCCGCCGGACGGACCCCGACTGGTCCGGCCGGACGAGGTCGCGACCACGCCGGTGCCGACCATGGACGGCAGCCGGGCCGCGCTGCGGCTCACCGGCGAGCCCGCCGTCGGGCCGTCCGTCGGTATCCGGCTCGACGTGCCGGCCGACCTGCTGGCGCTGACCGCCGACCGGGCCACCCTGGCCGCCTCGGCCCAGCTGGTCGGGCTCGGCCGCCGGATGCTCGACCTCACCGTCGCGCATGTCGGCACCCGCCGCCAGTTCGGCGCCCCGGTCGGCAGCTTCCAGGCGGTCCAGCACCAGCTCGCCGACGCCCTGCTCGGGCTGGAACTCGCCGCCCCGGCGGTGCTCGCCGCCGGCTGGGCGGCCGCCACCGGTGCCGACAGCCGCCCGGCCGATGTCTCGGCCGGCTACCTGCTCGCCGCCGACGCCGCCGAACGGACCGCCCGCGCCGCACTGCAGTGCCACGGCGCGATCGGCTACACGATCGAGTACGACCTGCACCTGTACGCCAAGCGGGCGTGGGCGCTCGTGGCCGCGACCGCCGGCACCGACCACCACCTCGACCGGCTCGGCACCGCGATCGGACTGCCCGCCGCCACCGCCGAGCAAGGAGGACGACCGTGACCGACGCCGCCGCGAGCCCGTCACCACCCGCCGAGGACCGGCCGGGCGTGGCCGCCGACGACCCTGTCGGCCCCGTCGCCGACGAGGCGGTGGTCCGGTACGCCACCGACGGGCCGGTGGCGGTGGTCACCATGAACCGCCCCCGGTACGCCAACGCGCAGAACTCCGCGATGACCTACGCCCTCGACGACGCCTTCTCCCGCGCCGCCGCCGACGACGACGTACGGGTGGTGGTGCTCGCCGGCGCCGGTAGGCACTTCTCCGCTGGCCACGACATCGGCACCCCCGGGCGCGACGCCGACCGCAGCTTTCCGCGCCGGGCCGGGCTGTGGTGGGACCACGTCGGCAAGGCCGGCGCGGAGAGCCGGTTCGCCCGCGAGTCCGAGGTCTACCTCGGCATGTGCCGACGTTGGCGGGAGCTGCCCAAGCCGACCGTCGCCATGGTGCAGGGCGCCTGCATCGCTGGCGGGCTGATGCTCGCCTGGTGCTGCGACCTGATCGTCGCCGCCGACGACGCCCGGTTCGCCGACCCGGTGGTCCGGATGGGTATCCCCGGTGTCGAGTACTTCGCCCACCCGTGGGTGATGGGGCCCCGCTTCGCCAAGGAGTTCCTCTTCCTCGGCGAACGGGTCGACGCCGACCGGGCGCTGGCCCTCGGCATGGTCAACCGGGTGGTGCCCCGGGCCGAGCTGCAGCCGTACACGATGGAGCTGGCCGGCCGGATCGCCACCATGCCCCGGCTGGGCCTGGCCCTGACGAAGAAGGCGGTCAACCAGGCCGAGGACCTGATGGGTCTGCGGGCCGGGATGGATTCGGTGTTCGGCCTGCACCACGTGGCGCACGCGCACAACGCCGAGGTCGGCGACGATCCGCTGGCCGGACACGACGCCCGCAGCATGCGTGAGCCGGCAGAGGGTTCCGGCTGATGCGCGTCGACGTGCAGCTGTTCGGCCTGCCGGCCACCGAGTACGCGCCGCTGGTGGTGCACGCCGAGCGGCTCGGCTTCGACACGGTCTGGCTGGCCGACCACGTGATCACTCCGGCCCGGTACGCGCCGACCTACCCGTACCGGTCCTCCGGCGACCCCGGTATCCGGCCGGACACCCCACTGTCCGACGTGACGGTCACGCTCGGGCACCTGGCCGCCCGGACCAGCCGGATCCGGCTCGGCACCGGCGTGCTCATCGCCCCGCTGCGGGACCCGTTCCACCTCGCCCGCGCCTGGGCGAGTCTGCAGCAGCTCTCCGCCGGCCGGGCGGTGCTCGGCGTCGGGGTCGGCTGGATGGCAGAGGAGTTCGCCGCGCTCGGCGTCGACTTCGGCACCCGGGGTGCGCGCACCGACGAAATGCTGCGGGTCCTCGACCTGCTCTGGTCCGGCGAGCCGGTGGCACACCAGGGTCGGTTCTTCGACTTTCCGACCGTACACTTCGGTCCCTCGCCGCAGCCGCCGGTGCCGGTGGTGGTCGGCGGCCACAGCCCGGCCGCGCTGCGTCGGGCCGCCCGGCACGGTGCCGGCTGGTTCGGACCCGACGTGGACCTGGCGACCTCGGCCCGGCTGTGCGGGCAGTTGGCTCAGCTGCGGGAGCAGGTCGGGCGTGCCGACGACGACTTCACCTGCCACGTCCGACTGCACGGTGCGATCAGCGTCGCCACGGTGCGGGCGTACCGCGACGCCGGGCTCGACCACCTGGTCGTCGCGCCGTTCACCCGACTGCCACCGGCGGCCACCCGGGCGGACCGGCTGGCCGCCCTGGACTCCGTCGCCGAGCGACTCGCGTCGCTGTGGCCCGACCCGGCATCGACCGGCCACCCCGCAGGAGAGACCCGATGACCGCTGCCAACCCACCGGCCGCCTTCGACCAGGAGACCATCGACGAGTACACCCGTGCCGGGTACTGGACCGGTGACACCATCGCGTCGATGGTGGCCGGGCACGCCGCCGCCCGGCCCGCCGATCCGGCGTTGCTCGCCACCGACGCCACGCTGACCTGGTCGCAGTACGACACGCTGAGCACCCGGCTGGCCGGTGGCTACGTCCTGGCCGGCCGGCAACCAGGGGAGCGGGTCGCCACCCTGCTCACCAACGGAGCGTTGGTGCACGTCGCGTACCTGGCCGCGCAGAAGGCCGGCCTGGTGACGGTCGGCATCGGTCCGCGTGCCGGAACGGCCGAGGTGCGGCACCTGATCCGGCGTACCGGGGCGAGTGCGCTGTTCACCCGGCCGGTGCATCGGGGCCGGGCCGCCGCCGAGCTGGCCGCCGACCTGTGGGCCGACGGCGTCGTCGATCCGTACCGCCAGGCCCGACCAGCCCCGGGCGGCCGGCCTGAGCACCTGACCGCGCAGCTCACCGCCTCCGGCGAGCTGCACCTGCTCCGTGACGGCAAGCCACTGGACCTGCCCGACCTGGCGACTGCGGCGGCCGCGATCGCCGGTCGCGGGCTCGGCGCCGACGACCTGTTCTTCCTCAACTCCACCTCGGGTACGACCGGGCTGCCCAAGTGCGTGATGCAGACGATGAACACCCGCAAGTACTTCGGGCCGCTCGCGGCCGAGGCGGCCCGGTTCGGGCCGGACGAGGTTTTCGCCAGCGTGCTGCCAGCTCCGTACGGCTTCGGCCAGTGGAGCGGTCACGTGGTGCCGGCCATGTACGGCTATCCGACGGTGCTGGCCGAGGAGTTCGACGCGGAACAGACCTGGCAACTGATCGAACGGCACCGGGTCACCGTGCTCGCCGCTGTGACCAGCCAGTTCGTGATGATGCTCAACGCCGAGGGGCGCGCCGCCCGGGACGTGTCGTCGCTGCGGGTGCTGTTCACCGGCGGGGAGCGGGTGCCGGGGGACCGGGCCGCCCGGTTCGAGGAGGAGACCGGCTGCGCCGTGCTGCAGTTCTACGGTTCCAACGAGGCGGGTCCGATCAGCGTGACCCGGGTCGACGACTCCCGGGAGCAGCGGCTGGGCACCGCCGGACGGGTGATCCCGCAGATGCGGGTACGGCTGTTCGACGCCGAGGGTGCCGACGTGACCGCCACCGGTGGCCCTGGTCAGTGCGCCGCGCGGGGGCCGGGACTGACCCCCGGCTACTACGACGACCCGCAGGCCAACCTGCAGCTGTTCCACCCGCAGGGCTGGATGCTCACCGGTGATCTGGTCCGGATCGACCCGGCCGGCTACCTCACGGTGACCGGCCGGGTGGCGGATTTCCTGATCCGGGGTGGGCACAACGTCAGCGTGTTGGCGGTCGAGGAAGCGGTCGGCGGCTGTGCGCGGGTCGCCCAGGTCGCGGTGGTACCGGCCGCCGACGAGGTGCTCGGGGAGCGGGCCTGCGCCTACGTGGTGACCACCGACGGGACCGACCTGACCCTCGACGAACTTCGGGCCGACCTGGCCGCGCGGGGGATCTCCAAGTACGAGTGGCCGGAGCGGCTGGTCACCCTGGCGGAGCTGCCGTTGAGTGCGGGCGGCAAGGCGGACAAGGCGTGGCTGCGGGCCGATGCCGCGACCCGGTTCGGTCAGCCGGCGCGGTGACCGGGGGCCGGGTCGTCGGTCGATCCGGCCCACACCGCGACGATCTGCTCGCTCGTGGTCCAGTCCTGCGGGGCGAGCAACGCCCGGAAAGCCGGTTCGCAGGCCGCGGTGAGCTCTGCGGTGTTGTTGGCGACGCAGTCGGCCGGTACGACGGTGAAGTAGTCCCGTTCGATCGCGTCGCGGACGGTGGACTCGACACATCCGGTGCCGGCGACTCCGGTCACGACCAGGCTGCGGATGTCCCTGCTGCGGAGCAGGTTCTCCAGCTGGGTGCCGACGAAGGCGCTGCGCCGCAGCTTCTCGAACACCACGTCCCCTGGCTGCGGGGTGAGCTCGTCCACGATCTCCCAGCCCCAGGTCCCCCGCATGCAGTGCATCGGCTCGAATCCGTGTCGGAGGTTGTCGGCCAGCCAGACCGGCGAGGCCAGCGAGCCGTCCGGATGCTGCACCACCCGGCAGTACAGCACCGCCGCGCCGGCGGCCCGCGCGGCGGCGGCGAGCCGACCGATCGGCGGGACCACGCCCTGGAAGCCGGCCACCATCGGCCTGCCGAACGACCTGGCGCAGTAGCCGTCGTCGTGTACGAAGTCGTTCTGCATGTCGACGATGAGCAGCGCCGTGCGGGCAGGATCGATCTTGAGGTCGAGGCGGTCGGGCAGGACGTGCCCGAGGTAGGTGCGGGGCATCGGGAACTCCCAGGGATCGACGGGGCGCGGCAGTGGGCGGTACGCGGATCCGACTGCCAATCAAATGCTTGGTTGACCTGCTGATCGTAGGCCGAACCGACCGGCCCGGCAATCCTGCCGCCGGTCGTCGGGCCGTGTCGGGTCCGCCCCGGGCCGTCTCGGCCTGCGTCGGGTCCGCCCCGGTCCGCGTCGGGTCCGCCGCACAGCGGTCGGGGGCGGTACGGCGACGCCGTACCGCCCCCGACCGGGGTCACGGTGCTAGTTGGTGGCGCAGTAGCCCACGCTGAACGTGCTGGCACCGGACTTCAACGTCCGGTTCCAGTCCACTCCGTTGATCCGGTACGTCTGACCGTCGATCTGCCGCCGCTCGAAGTTCCAGGC harbors:
- a CDS encoding acyl-CoA dehydrogenase family protein — protein: MDLRPDPADEQFRAEARDWLRAHRPSRPLPSGDTRAGFAAHLEWERTLHDGGWSVVSWPRRYGGRDASLWQWLIFEEEYAAAGAPQRVTQNGIFLLAPTLFEFGTDEQRDRILPAMAAAEQLWCQGWSEPGAGSDLAALTSRAVRDDAAGGWRLTGHKTWTTRGAYCTHLFGLFRTDPQQQRHRGLTYFLVPLDAPGVTVRGFGRFDGDEGFADVHFDDVFVPDADVVGEVGAGWRVAMATTGSERGLTLRPPGRFTAAAARLVELAGDRPVRLTGRLREQVVRAWLGARAYHLFTLAQVTRMLDGDPPGAAASLNKIHWSELDIALHRTALELLGPDAEVDTEWTRGFQFSLAGPIYAGTNEIQRGIVAERLLGLPRR
- a CDS encoding acyl-CoA dehydrogenase family protein, whose translation is MRFALTDEQATLRDAVDDLLAAECPPSAVRAAWPGGDPAPLDRLWTALAEMGVLAAAVPESAGGLGLTEVDLVPLLTAAGYAAVPLPVAETAVVAGPLLAAAGDPGGQLAALVEGRCRIAVVGPGGLVPYGRRADLLLLLTPPDGPRLVRPDEVATTPVPTMDGSRAALRLTGEPAVGPSVGIRLDVPADLLALTADRATLAASAQLVGLGRRMLDLTVAHVGTRRQFGAPVGSFQAVQHQLADALLGLELAAPAVLAAGWAAATGADSRPADVSAGYLLAADAAERTARAALQCHGAIGYTIEYDLHLYAKRAWALVAATAGTDHHLDRLGTAIGLPAATAEQGGRP
- a CDS encoding enoyl-CoA hydratase; the encoded protein is MVRYATDGPVAVVTMNRPRYANAQNSAMTYALDDAFSRAAADDDVRVVVLAGAGRHFSAGHDIGTPGRDADRSFPRRAGLWWDHVGKAGAESRFARESEVYLGMCRRWRELPKPTVAMVQGACIAGGLMLAWCCDLIVAADDARFADPVVRMGIPGVEYFAHPWVMGPRFAKEFLFLGERVDADRALALGMVNRVVPRAELQPYTMELAGRIATMPRLGLALTKKAVNQAEDLMGLRAGMDSVFGLHHVAHAHNAEVGDDPLAGHDARSMREPAEGSG
- a CDS encoding TIGR03619 family F420-dependent LLM class oxidoreductase, with the protein product MRVDVQLFGLPATEYAPLVVHAERLGFDTVWLADHVITPARYAPTYPYRSSGDPGIRPDTPLSDVTVTLGHLAARTSRIRLGTGVLIAPLRDPFHLARAWASLQQLSAGRAVLGVGVGWMAEEFAALGVDFGTRGARTDEMLRVLDLLWSGEPVAHQGRFFDFPTVHFGPSPQPPVPVVVGGHSPAALRRAARHGAGWFGPDVDLATSARLCGQLAQLREQVGRADDDFTCHVRLHGAISVATVRAYRDAGLDHLVVAPFTRLPPAATRADRLAALDSVAERLASLWPDPASTGHPAGETR
- a CDS encoding class I adenylate-forming enzyme family protein, encoding MTAANPPAAFDQETIDEYTRAGYWTGDTIASMVAGHAAARPADPALLATDATLTWSQYDTLSTRLAGGYVLAGRQPGERVATLLTNGALVHVAYLAAQKAGLVTVGIGPRAGTAEVRHLIRRTGASALFTRPVHRGRAAAELAADLWADGVVDPYRQARPAPGGRPEHLTAQLTASGELHLLRDGKPLDLPDLATAAAAIAGRGLGADDLFFLNSTSGTTGLPKCVMQTMNTRKYFGPLAAEAARFGPDEVFASVLPAPYGFGQWSGHVVPAMYGYPTVLAEEFDAEQTWQLIERHRVTVLAAVTSQFVMMLNAEGRAARDVSSLRVLFTGGERVPGDRAARFEEETGCAVLQFYGSNEAGPISVTRVDDSREQRLGTAGRVIPQMRVRLFDAEGADVTATGGPGQCAARGPGLTPGYYDDPQANLQLFHPQGWMLTGDLVRIDPAGYLTVTGRVADFLIRGGHNVSVLAVEEAVGGCARVAQVAVVPAADEVLGERACAYVVTTDGTDLTLDELRADLAARGISKYEWPERLVTLAELPLSAGGKADKAWLRADAATRFGQPAR
- a CDS encoding isochorismatase family cysteine hydrolase, yielding MPRTYLGHVLPDRLDLKIDPARTALLIVDMQNDFVHDDGYCARSFGRPMVAGFQGVVPPIGRLAAAARAAGAAVLYCRVVQHPDGSLASPVWLADNLRHGFEPMHCMRGTWGWEIVDELTPQPGDVVFEKLRRSAFVGTQLENLLRSRDIRSLVVTGVAGTGCVESTVRDAIERDYFTVVPADCVANNTAELTAACEPAFRALLAPQDWTTSEQIVAVWAGSTDDPAPGHRAG